A window from Ornithorhynchus anatinus isolate Pmale09 chromosome X4, mOrnAna1.pri.v4, whole genome shotgun sequence encodes these proteins:
- the FCN2 gene encoding ficolin-2 isoform X1: MGNTAQQALLTVLWVASAIIQAEVLNKDSDADKLRGPPGPPGIPGPRGPAGPPGFPGLPGIQGASGFPGPAGLRGPPGIPGAPGVPGLQGEKGERGTLTILSKEDLESLLAQKRAKNCQELQAMGRLLSGWYTIHPVGCGPLTVLCDMDTDGGGWTVFQRRVDGSVDFYRDWTTYKKGFGSQLAGFWLGNDNIHCLTSEGTNELRVDFRDFDNIHYFAKYRSFKVAGETDNYKLAVGKFEGGSAGDSLAGHNDKPFTTRDRDNDDSTSNCAVTHKGGWWFANCHDSNLNGQYLSGSHSSFADGINWSSGKGFHYSFKFTEMKFRPA, translated from the exons ATGGGGAACACTGCACAGCAAGCCCTGCTCACTGTCCTCTGGGTGGCCTCTGCCATCATTCAGGCCGAGGTCCTGAACAAGGATTCAG ATGCCGACAAACTCCGAGGCCCACCCGGACCTCCTGGAATCCCCGGCCCCAGAGGGCCCGCCGGTCCGCCTGGATTCCCGG GGTTGCCGGGCATTCAAGGAGCATCTGGGTTTCCAGGACCAGCCGGACTCCGAG GCCCGCCAGGAATacctggggctcctggggttcCTGGACTTCAAG gggagaaaggagaacgtGGGACGCTGACTATCCTCA GCAAGGAAGACCTGGAGAGTCTCCTGGCTCAGAAAA GAGCCAAAAACTGCCAGGAGCTGCAGGCCATGGGCAGACTGCTGAGCGGCTGGTACACCATCCACCCCGTCGGCTGTGGGCCTCTGACCGTGCTGTGCGACATGGACACCGACGGCGGCGGCTGGACG GTGTTCCAGAGACGGGTGGACGGCTCCGTGGACTTCTACCGGGATTGGACGACCTACAAGAAGGGCTTTGGCAGCCAGCTGGCCGGCTTCTGGCTGGGCAACGACAACATCCACTGCCTGACCTCTGAGG GGACCAACGAACTCCGCGTCGACTTCAGGGACTTTGACAACATCCATTATTTTGCCAAATACCGTTCTTTCAAGGTGGCTGGAGAGACGGACAACTACAAGTTGGCCGTGGGAAAGTTTGAGGGCGGCTCTGCCG GTGACTCTCTGGCCGGGCACAACGACAAACCCTTCACCACCAGAGACCGCGACAACGATGACAGCACCTCTAACTGCGCTGTGACTCACAAGGGAGGCTGGTGGTTTGCAAACTGCCACGACTCCAACCTGAACGGGCAGtacctctctggatctcactcGAGCTTCGCCGACGGCATCAACTGGTCCTCCGGGAAAGGGTTTCATTATTCCTTCAAGTTCACAGAGATGAAGTTCAGGCCCGCCTAG
- the FCN2 gene encoding ficolin-2 isoform X2, producing the protein MGNTAQQALLTVLWVASAIIQAEVLNKDSDADKLRGPPGPPGIPGPRGPAGPPGFPGLPGIQGASGFPGPAGLRGPPGIPGAPGVPGLQGKEDLESLLAQKRAKNCQELQAMGRLLSGWYTIHPVGCGPLTVLCDMDTDGGGWTVFQRRVDGSVDFYRDWTTYKKGFGSQLAGFWLGNDNIHCLTSEGTNELRVDFRDFDNIHYFAKYRSFKVAGETDNYKLAVGKFEGGSAGDSLAGHNDKPFTTRDRDNDDSTSNCAVTHKGGWWFANCHDSNLNGQYLSGSHSSFADGINWSSGKGFHYSFKFTEMKFRPA; encoded by the exons ATGGGGAACACTGCACAGCAAGCCCTGCTCACTGTCCTCTGGGTGGCCTCTGCCATCATTCAGGCCGAGGTCCTGAACAAGGATTCAG ATGCCGACAAACTCCGAGGCCCACCCGGACCTCCTGGAATCCCCGGCCCCAGAGGGCCCGCCGGTCCGCCTGGATTCCCGG GGTTGCCGGGCATTCAAGGAGCATCTGGGTTTCCAGGACCAGCCGGACTCCGAG GCCCGCCAGGAATacctggggctcctggggttcCTGGACTTCAAG GCAAGGAAGACCTGGAGAGTCTCCTGGCTCAGAAAA GAGCCAAAAACTGCCAGGAGCTGCAGGCCATGGGCAGACTGCTGAGCGGCTGGTACACCATCCACCCCGTCGGCTGTGGGCCTCTGACCGTGCTGTGCGACATGGACACCGACGGCGGCGGCTGGACG GTGTTCCAGAGACGGGTGGACGGCTCCGTGGACTTCTACCGGGATTGGACGACCTACAAGAAGGGCTTTGGCAGCCAGCTGGCCGGCTTCTGGCTGGGCAACGACAACATCCACTGCCTGACCTCTGAGG GGACCAACGAACTCCGCGTCGACTTCAGGGACTTTGACAACATCCATTATTTTGCCAAATACCGTTCTTTCAAGGTGGCTGGAGAGACGGACAACTACAAGTTGGCCGTGGGAAAGTTTGAGGGCGGCTCTGCCG GTGACTCTCTGGCCGGGCACAACGACAAACCCTTCACCACCAGAGACCGCGACAACGATGACAGCACCTCTAACTGCGCTGTGACTCACAAGGGAGGCTGGTGGTTTGCAAACTGCCACGACTCCAACCTGAACGGGCAGtacctctctggatctcactcGAGCTTCGCCGACGGCATCAACTGGTCCTCCGGGAAAGGGTTTCATTATTCCTTCAAGTTCACAGAGATGAAGTTCAGGCCCGCCTAG
- the LOC100681151 gene encoding prostaglandin-H2 D-isomerase-like, whose product MAFPGRFQINPAISLTVVDTDYKKFAFVLTSGKFAEGDFNFLMAYGRAWELDKESKLKFCLALYNEGIPHTQTIFLKNDDTCARLIKQDYFNVTESIWPTSPNSGSSFSLECSSET is encoded by the exons ATGGCCTTTCCAGGAAGATTCCAAATAAATCCCGCAA TTTCTCTCACGGTGGTTGACACGGATTATAAGAAGTTTGCTTTCGTCTTGACCTCTGGAAAATTCGCTGAAGGAGACTTTAACTTTTTGATGGCTTATG GCCGAGCTTGGGAACTGGACAAAGAAAGCAAGTTGAAGTTCTGCTTGGCTTTATACAATGAGGGAATTCCCCACACACAGACAATCTTTCTGAAGAACGATG ATACATGTGCCAGGTTGATCAAGCAAGACTATTTCAATGTTACTGAGTCAATATGGCCTACCAGTCCCAATAGCGGCAGTTCTTTCTCTTTGGAATGTTCCTCGGAAACATAG
- the NELFB gene encoding negative elongation factor B: MFAGLQDLGVANGDDLKETLTNCTEPLKAIEQFQTENGVLLPSLQSALPFLDLHGTPRLEFHQSVFDELRDKLLERVSAIAAEGKVEERYKKLEDLLEKSFSLVKMPSIQPVVMCVMKHLPKVPEKKLKLVMADKDLYRACSVEVKRQIWQDNQALFGDEVSPLLKHYILEKENLVFSSDLSVLHNFFSPSPKTRRQGEVVQKLTQMIGKNVKLYDMVLQFLRTLFLRTRNVHYCSLRAELLMSLHDLDISDICTVDPCHKFTWCLDACIRERFVDNKRARELQGFLDGVKKGQEQVLGDLSMILCDPFAINTLALSTIRHLQELVGQDTLPRESPDLMLLLRMLSLGQGAWDMIDSQVFKEPKMEVELITRFLPMLMSFVVDDYTFNVDQKLPTEDKVPVPYPSTLPEGFTKFLQDHRIACEVGLYYVLHITKQRNKNAFLRLLPGLVETFSDLAFGDIFLHLLMGNLTLLADEFSTEEFCTSLFDGFLLTSFARKENVHRHILRLLVHLHHKVAPSKLEALRKLLEPGSQSGEAIKDLYNQLGEKLDHRKPSPAQAPEVPALDLPLATVPTPASL, from the exons ATGTTCGCGGGGCTGCAGGACCTGGGGGTGGCCAACGGCGACGACCTGAAGGAGACGCTGACCAACTGCACCGAGCCGCTCAAGGCCATCGAGCAGTTCCAG ACAGAAAATGGGGTCTtactcccctccctccagtctgCCCTGCCTTTCTTGGACCTGCACGGCACCCCACGCTTGGAGTTCCACCAGTCCGTGTTCGACGAGCTGCGGGACAAGCTCCTGGAGCGGGTGTCCGCCATCGCTGCCGAAGGGAAGGTCGAGGAAAG GTACAAAAAGctggaagatctcctggagaagAGTTTCTCGCTTGTCAAAATGCCCTCTATCCAGCCAGTGGTGATGTGTGTCATGAAACATCTTCCTAAG GTCCCGGAAAAGAAACTGAAGCTGGTCATGGCCGACAAGGACCTGTACCGCGCCTGCTCGGTGGAGGTGAAGCGTCAGATCTGGCAAGACAACCAAGCCCTGTTCGGCGACGAGGTCTCCCCGCTGCTGAAACACTACATCCTGGAGAAGGAGAACCTCGTGTTCAGCAGCGACCTGTCCGTCTTGCATAACTTCTTCAGCCCTTCTCCGAAGACGAGGCGTCAGGGGGAG GTGGTGCAGAAGCTGACGCAGATGATCGGGAAGAACGTGAAGCTGTACGACATGGTCCTGCAGTTCCTCCGCACGCTCTTCCTGCGGACGAGGAACGTCCACTACTGCAGCCTGAGGGCCGAGCTCTTGATGTCCCTCCACGACCTGGACATCAGCGACATCTGCACGGTGGACCCCTGCCACAAG TTCACCTGGTGCCTGGACGCCTGCATCCGAGAGAGGTTCGTGGATAACAAGCGAGCTCGGGAACTGCAGGGCTTCCTGGACGGCGTGAAAAAGGGACAAGAACAAGTATTGGG GGATTTATCTATGATCCTGTGTGACCCCTTTGCTATCAACACCTTGGCCTTGAGCACTATTAGACACCTTCAGGAGCTGGTGGGCCAAGACACCTTGCCCAGG GAAAGCCCTGATCTAATGTTGCTGTTAAGGATGCTGTCTCTGGGGCAAGGCGCCTGGGACATGATTGACAGCCAGGTCTTCAAGGAGCCAAAGATG gaAGTGGAGCTGATCACCAGGTTTTTGCCAATGCTGATGTCCTTTGTGGTTGACGATTATACGTTCAACGTAGACCAGAAATTGCCAACGGAAGACAAAGTGCCCGTTCCTTATCCCAGTACACTTCCGGAGGGCTTCACCAA GTTTTTGCAAGACCACCGCATCGCCTGCGAAGTCGGCCTGTACTACGTACTTCACATTACTAAGCAGAGGAACAAAAACGCTTTTCTCCGACTCCTGCCGGGATTGG TGGAGACCTTCAGCGACCTGGCCTTCGGCGACATCTTCCTTCATCTGCTCATGGGGAACCTGACCCTCCTGGCGGACGAATTCTCCACCGAGGAGTTCTGCACCAGCCTCTTCGACGGCTTCTTGCTCACCTCCTTCGCTAG AAAGGAAAACGTGCATCGTCATATACTGCGACTCTTGGTTCACCTGCATCATAAGGTGGCACCCTCCAAGCTGGAGGCCCTGCGGAAGCTGTTGGAGCCCGGCAGCCAG AGCGGCGAGGCCATAAAGGACCTGTACAACCAGCTCGGAGAGAAACTAGACCATCGcaaacccagcccagcccaggccccgGAGGTGCCTGCCTTGGACCTGCCCCTGGCGACTGTCCCCACCCCAGCATCGCTGTGA